The proteins below are encoded in one region of Mycobacterium pseudokansasii:
- a CDS encoding gamma-glutamyltransferase family protein — MTVSPSWELRYGWPRTPVLARNVVCTSQPLAAQAGLRMLAQGGNAVDAVLATAITLTLVEPVSNGIGSDAFAIVWDGGQLHGLNASGRSPAGWTPEYFGEQGVPSLGWNAVTVPGAVSAWVELHARFGRLPFAALFERAIDYGRNGFPVSPTIAKQWAAQVSLLEGQPGFGEAFLPDGRAPRAGEVFRFADHACTLEKIAASNGAAFYHGQLTEIMAAHAKSHGGVMTVADLAAHRADWVTPISHGYRGYTVHEIPPNGQGIVALIALGILRHFDMAAFGVDSADSVHVQIEAIKLAFADAQAYVGDPDYMQFAPVQLLDDEYLAARAAQIDMRLAQPFDAGMPSGGTVYLTAADSAGMMVSMIQSNNMGFGSGVVVPGTGISLHNRGANFVAQQGHPNQVGPRKRPYHTIVPGFVTKDGSPVMSFGVMGGTMQPQGQTQVVVRIVDYGQNPQTACDGPRFRVVQGMQVTVEDGFPASTVDELTRRGHELVTVDDYNQFGSCQAIWCLDDGYLAASDPRRDGQAVGF, encoded by the coding sequence GTGACGGTGTCGCCCTCGTGGGAACTTCGCTATGGATGGCCCCGGACACCGGTGCTGGCCCGCAATGTGGTGTGCACCTCGCAGCCACTCGCGGCGCAGGCCGGGTTGCGAATGCTGGCTCAGGGCGGCAACGCCGTTGATGCGGTCCTTGCGACGGCGATCACGCTGACCCTGGTGGAACCCGTGTCCAACGGCATTGGGTCAGATGCTTTCGCGATCGTGTGGGACGGCGGCCAGTTGCATGGCCTCAACGCCTCGGGTCGCTCACCCGCCGGGTGGACCCCGGAGTATTTCGGTGAGCAAGGCGTACCGAGCTTGGGCTGGAATGCGGTGACCGTGCCCGGAGCGGTGTCGGCGTGGGTTGAGTTGCACGCGCGATTTGGACGGCTGCCCTTCGCTGCCCTCTTCGAGCGGGCAATCGATTACGGGCGCAACGGGTTCCCGGTCTCCCCGACGATCGCTAAACAGTGGGCAGCACAGGTTTCGCTGCTGGAGGGTCAGCCGGGCTTCGGTGAGGCGTTCCTGCCCGACGGGCGGGCGCCGCGGGCCGGCGAGGTCTTCCGGTTTGCCGACCACGCGTGCACGTTGGAAAAGATCGCGGCCAGCAACGGGGCCGCCTTCTACCACGGGCAGCTGACGGAAATCATGGCGGCACATGCGAAGTCGCACGGTGGAGTCATGACGGTGGCCGACCTTGCTGCACACCGTGCGGACTGGGTGACACCGATCAGCCATGGTTACCGCGGCTACACGGTGCACGAGATTCCGCCGAACGGTCAGGGCATCGTCGCGTTGATCGCGTTGGGCATTCTGCGGCACTTCGACATGGCCGCGTTTGGTGTCGATTCAGCAGACAGTGTGCATGTGCAGATCGAGGCGATCAAACTGGCTTTCGCCGATGCGCAGGCCTATGTCGGCGACCCTGACTACATGCAGTTCGCCCCGGTCCAACTCCTCGACGACGAGTACTTGGCCGCCAGGGCGGCCCAGATTGACATGCGGCTGGCGCAGCCGTTTGACGCCGGCATGCCAAGCGGCGGAACGGTTTACCTCACGGCCGCAGACAGCGCTGGGATGATGGTGTCGATGATCCAGTCCAACAACATGGGCTTCGGTTCTGGCGTGGTGGTCCCCGGCACCGGTATCTCGTTGCACAATCGGGGCGCGAATTTCGTGGCACAGCAAGGCCATCCGAACCAGGTCGGACCCAGAAAGCGGCCCTACCACACTATCGTGCCGGGGTTTGTGACCAAGGACGGCAGCCCGGTGATGAGCTTCGGGGTGATGGGCGGCACCATGCAGCCGCAGGGCCAGACGCAAGTCGTGGTACGGATCGTTGACTACGGTCAAAATCCGCAAACCGCATGCGATGGTCCACGTTTCCGAGTGGTGCAAGGCATGCAGGTCACCGTGGAGGACGGCTTTCCCGCGTCAACCGTCGACGAGCTGACTAGACGTGGGCATGAGTTGGTTACGGTTGACGACTACAACCAATTCGGTAGTTGCCAGGCGATCTGGTGTCTGGACGACGGCTACCTAGCTGCAAGCGATCCCCGACGCGACGGCCAAGCGGTCGGGTTCTAA
- a CDS encoding class II fumarate hydratase yields MAEDPEYRIEHDTMGEVRVPAKALWRAQTQRAVENFPISGRGLERAQIRALGLLKGACAQVNKDLGLLAPEMADAIIAAAAEIADGQHDDQFPIDVFQTGSGTSSNMNTNEVIASIAAANGVAVHPNDDVNMSQSSNDTFPTATHIAATEAAVSHLIPALQVLHDALAAKALEWQTVVKSGRTHLMDAVPITLGQEFSGYARQIEAGIERVRATLPRLGELAIGGTAVGTGLNAPEAFGVKVVSVLVAQTGLSELRTAANSFEAQAARDGLVEASGALRTIAVSLTKIANDIRWMGSGPLTGLAEIRLPDLQPGSSIMPGKVNPVIPEAVTQVAAQVIGNDAAVAWGGANGAFELNVYIPMMARNILESFKLLTNVSTLFAHRCITGLTANVEHLRELAESSPSIVTPLNSVIGYEEAAAVAKQALKERKTIRQTVIDRGLVGDKLSIEELDRRLDVLAMAKVEAADD; encoded by the coding sequence ATGGCCGAGGACCCCGAATACCGCATCGAACACGACACCATGGGCGAGGTCAGGGTGCCGGCGAAAGCGTTGTGGCGCGCGCAAACCCAGCGTGCGGTGGAAAACTTCCCGATCTCCGGGCGGGGCCTGGAGCGCGCCCAGATCCGCGCCCTGGGCCTGTTGAAAGGCGCCTGCGCGCAAGTGAACAAGGACCTCGGCTTGCTGGCGCCGGAAATGGCCGACGCCATCATCGCCGCCGCAGCCGAGATCGCCGACGGTCAACACGACGACCAGTTCCCCATCGACGTCTTCCAGACGGGTTCGGGTACCAGCTCCAACATGAACACCAACGAGGTGATCGCCAGCATCGCCGCCGCCAACGGTGTTGCGGTGCACCCCAACGACGACGTCAATATGTCGCAGTCGTCGAACGACACCTTCCCCACCGCAACCCATATCGCGGCCACCGAGGCCGCGGTCAGCCATCTCATCCCGGCACTGCAGGTCTTGCACGATGCGCTGGCGGCCAAGGCTCTTGAGTGGCAGACGGTGGTGAAGTCGGGCCGGACCCACCTGATGGATGCCGTCCCGATCACCCTCGGTCAGGAATTCAGCGGATACGCCCGCCAGATCGAGGCCGGCATCGAAAGAGTGCGCGCCACGCTGCCGCGGCTGGGCGAACTGGCGATCGGCGGCACCGCCGTCGGTACCGGCCTCAACGCGCCCGAGGCCTTCGGCGTCAAGGTGGTGTCAGTACTGGTGGCTCAGACCGGCCTGTCCGAATTGCGGACGGCGGCGAACTCTTTCGAGGCCCAAGCCGCCCGGGACGGATTGGTGGAGGCGTCGGGGGCGTTGCGCACCATCGCGGTGTCGCTGACCAAGATCGCCAACGACATCCGCTGGATGGGCTCCGGCCCGTTGACCGGGCTGGCCGAAATCCGGCTGCCGGACCTGCAGCCGGGCAGCTCGATCATGCCGGGGAAGGTGAATCCGGTTATCCCCGAGGCGGTTACGCAGGTGGCCGCGCAGGTGATCGGCAACGATGCCGCAGTCGCCTGGGGCGGAGCCAACGGCGCCTTCGAACTCAACGTCTACATCCCGATGATGGCCCGCAACATCCTCGAGTCGTTCAAGCTGCTGACTAACGTCTCGACGTTGTTCGCCCACCGCTGCATCACCGGGCTGACCGCCAACGTCGAGCACCTGCGTGAACTGGCCGAGTCGTCACCGTCGATCGTCACGCCGCTGAACTCGGTCATCGGTTACGAGGAGGCGGCCGCCGTCGCCAAGCAGGCACTCAAGGAGCGAAAGACCATCCGCCAGACCGTCATCGATCGCGGCCTGGTGGGCGACAAGCTCTCGATCGAGGAGCTCGATCGCCGCCTCGACGTGTTGGCGATGGCCAAGGTCGAAGCGGCCGACGACTAG
- a CDS encoding dienelactone hydrolase family protein: MSGPEADLSGWSSTPFTGGGYTHDVYRKGSGPGVVLIPEIPGIHPGVLGLGNHLVDNGFTVAIPSLFGEPGKAVSAGYMAATISRACVAREFAAMATDKQRPVAQFLRALARDLNASTPGKGVGVIGQCFTGGFALAAAVDDSVLAPVLSQPSVPLPLTPAQRRDPGLSESELRVVADRCANDGLCAMGLRFSEDKMAPRERFATLKQRLGDAFAVIEIDSSPGNADGFSRMAHSVLTDEVREVDGQAAYEARKRVAEFLTDRLSQ, translated from the coding sequence GTGAGCGGACCCGAAGCAGACCTGTCCGGGTGGTCGTCAACGCCCTTCACCGGTGGCGGCTACACCCACGACGTCTATCGCAAGGGGTCCGGCCCGGGAGTGGTGCTGATCCCGGAGATCCCGGGCATTCACCCCGGAGTGCTGGGCCTGGGCAACCACCTGGTGGACAACGGGTTCACCGTGGCCATCCCGTCGCTGTTCGGTGAGCCGGGCAAGGCGGTGTCGGCGGGTTATATGGCGGCTACGATCAGCCGGGCCTGCGTGGCAAGGGAATTCGCGGCGATGGCCACCGACAAGCAACGCCCGGTGGCGCAGTTTCTGCGGGCGCTGGCGCGCGACCTCAACGCGTCGACCCCCGGTAAGGGTGTCGGCGTGATCGGCCAATGTTTCACCGGCGGCTTCGCGCTGGCTGCCGCGGTCGACGACAGTGTGCTCGCCCCAGTGCTCAGCCAGCCCTCGGTGCCACTGCCGCTGACGCCCGCACAGCGTCGCGACCCCGGGCTGAGCGAATCCGAGCTTCGAGTCGTCGCCGACCGCTGCGCCAACGACGGCTTGTGCGCCATGGGGTTGCGTTTCAGCGAGGACAAGATGGCGCCGCGGGAACGGTTCGCCACGCTCAAGCAGCGACTCGGCGACGCATTCGCGGTGATCGAGATCGACTCCAGCCCGGGCAACGCGGACGGCTTCAGCCGGATGGCGCATTCGGTGCTCACCGACGAGGTCCGCGAGGTGGACGGTCAGGCGGCATACGAAGCCCGCAAGCGCGTGGCCGAATTCCTCACGGATCGACTGAGTCAGTAG
- a CDS encoding cupin domain-containing protein, producing MATSDRSSRHAASLVEGEIVEESDLGSIRRLTGDNFPILRGMSIKRVVIHPGAMRTPHWHANANELTYCVSGTSLVSVLDAYSQFASFVVSAGDMFHIDSGSLHHIENIGEDVAEFIIAFRSERPEDFGLGAAFGAMTDAVLGNTYDLPASDFAALRRDTTDRALAARVGKPNVPATAWFNDPHKFSVEAQSPPVGIAVGSARLARVQFWPALKDLSMYSLRVREDGMREPHWHPITAEMGYVQTGSARMTIMDPDGSLDTYYLNQGDVYFVPRAYPHHIEVVDAPDIHFAIFFDQPTPGDIGYRASVSAYSREVLAATFNTHIDDLPQFPFTNTDPLIVTRNNPLDERAMGE from the coding sequence GTGGCAACTTCAGATCGTTCTAGCAGGCATGCGGCATCCCTCGTTGAGGGTGAGATCGTTGAGGAGTCCGATCTGGGCTCCATCCGGCGTCTGACGGGCGACAACTTTCCGATACTGCGCGGAATGTCCATCAAACGGGTGGTCATCCATCCGGGTGCGATGCGTACACCGCACTGGCACGCCAACGCCAACGAGTTGACCTATTGCGTCTCCGGAACGTCGCTGGTCTCAGTCCTTGACGCCTATAGCCAGTTCGCCAGCTTTGTCGTCAGCGCCGGAGACATGTTCCACATCGATTCGGGATCGCTGCACCATATCGAAAACATCGGGGAGGACGTGGCGGAGTTCATCATCGCCTTCCGCAGCGAGCGCCCAGAGGATTTCGGTCTGGGCGCGGCGTTCGGAGCAATGACCGACGCGGTGCTGGGCAACACCTACGACCTGCCGGCGTCGGACTTCGCTGCACTGCGCCGCGACACCACCGATCGTGCGCTGGCGGCCCGGGTCGGCAAGCCGAATGTGCCTGCCACCGCTTGGTTTAACGATCCGCACAAGTTCTCCGTGGAGGCGCAGAGCCCGCCGGTCGGCATTGCCGTCGGCTCGGCACGGCTGGCGCGGGTACAGTTCTGGCCGGCGCTGAAGGACCTGTCGATGTACTCGCTGCGAGTGCGTGAAGATGGAATGCGCGAACCGCATTGGCATCCGATCACCGCCGAGATGGGTTACGTACAAACAGGTTCCGCGCGGATGACGATCATGGATCCCGATGGATCGCTCGACACATATTACCTCAACCAGGGCGACGTGTACTTCGTCCCGCGGGCCTACCCCCATCACATCGAGGTCGTCGACGCGCCCGACATCCACTTCGCGATCTTTTTCGACCAGCCGACCCCGGGTGACATCGGGTACCGGGCGTCGGTCAGCGCGTATTCCCGCGAGGTCCTCGCCGCCACATTCAACACTCACATCGACGACCTGCCGCAATTCCCGTTCACCAACACCGATCCGCTGATCGTGACGCGAAACAACCCGCTGGATGAACGAGCGATGGGGGAGTGA
- a CDS encoding AI-2E family transporter: MNTEFTLSQKRALAVLTLVALLFGAYFLRDYFVLIVVAAVGAYLFTPLFNWFNKRLSTGLSATCTVLTALASVFIPVALLVVLAIVQVARMVDNVAEWFKTTDPSQLGDKVLHLVNDLLARVPFLHVTVTPEMLRNTMISAARTVGTWLLHVLQGAAGSLAGAITSAIIFLYVFVALLLNRDKLRTLIGQLNPLGEEVTDLYLRKMGSMVRGTVNGQFVIALCQGVAGAASIYLAGFHHGFFIFAIVLTALSIIPLGGGIVTIPFGIGMIFYGNIAGGVFVVLWHLLVVTNIDNFLRPILVPRDARLNSALMLLSVFAGIGMFGPWGIIIGPVLMILIVTTIDVYLAVYKGVELKQHHDPPTRRKWLSRRTGNTPAGATTDSVDP, from the coding sequence ATGAATACCGAATTCACGCTCAGCCAGAAACGTGCGCTGGCGGTCCTCACCCTGGTCGCCCTGCTGTTCGGCGCGTACTTCCTGCGTGACTATTTCGTGCTCATCGTGGTAGCGGCGGTCGGCGCGTATCTGTTCACGCCACTGTTCAATTGGTTCAACAAGCGGCTGAGCACCGGCTTGTCGGCCACGTGCACGGTGTTGACGGCATTGGCCAGTGTGTTCATTCCGGTCGCGCTGTTGGTGGTGCTGGCCATAGTCCAGGTCGCCCGGATGGTCGACAACGTCGCCGAGTGGTTCAAGACCACCGATCCCAGCCAGCTCGGCGACAAGGTTCTGCACCTGGTCAACGACTTGCTGGCCCGGGTGCCGTTCCTGCATGTGACCGTGACTCCCGAGATGTTGCGAAACACGATGATTTCTGCGGCTCGCACCGTCGGCACTTGGCTGCTGCATGTCTTGCAGGGCGCGGCCGGAAGCCTCGCCGGCGCAATCACGTCCGCCATCATCTTTCTGTATGTCTTCGTGGCACTGCTGTTGAACCGGGACAAGTTACGGACGCTGATCGGCCAGCTCAACCCGCTGGGCGAGGAAGTCACCGACTTGTACCTGCGCAAGATGGGCTCGATGGTTCGCGGCACCGTCAACGGCCAGTTCGTCATCGCCCTGTGCCAAGGGGTGGCCGGCGCCGCGTCCATCTACCTCGCCGGGTTTCACCACGGGTTCTTCATCTTCGCGATCGTGCTGACCGCGCTGTCGATCATTCCGCTGGGCGGCGGGATCGTGACGATCCCGTTCGGCATCGGGATGATCTTCTACGGCAACATCGCGGGCGGCGTGTTCGTGGTGCTCTGGCACCTGCTGGTGGTCACCAACATCGACAACTTCTTACGACCGATCCTGGTTCCGCGCGACGCCCGGCTGAACTCGGCGCTGATGTTGCTCTCGGTGTTCGCGGGCATCGGCATGTTCGGCCCGTGGGGCATCATCATCGGTCCGGTGCTGATGATCCTCATCGTCACCACCATCGACGTCTACCTGGCGGTGTACAAGGGGGTCGAACTCAAGCAGCACCACGACCCACCCACCCGTCGCAAGTGGCTTTCGCGCCGAACCGGGAACACCCCGGCCGGCGCGACTACTGACTCAGTCGATCCGTGA
- a CDS encoding carboxylesterase/lipase family protein, which produces MAIDDCVVETSYGPVRGTGDVSAKTWKGVRYAAPPLRDLRFRGPQPPQRWTEVADATSFGPACPQPVIPNMPLDLGAPQGEDCLRLNVWAPPGTQPGDGKPVMVWLHGGAYLLGSGSQPLYDGRRLAASGDVVVVTINYRLGVLGFLDLSSLGTARRRFDSNIGLRDVLAALQWIRDNIAGFGGDPGNVTLFGESAGAGIVTTLLAVPAAAGLFGRAIAQSSPATSVYDRDRARRAAVCILDKLGIATSEPDRLVDVPIATIVGAAKEVFDEVPVRNPGTLAFVPIVDGDLLDDYPVKVAQEGRSQPVPLIIGTNKHEAALFRLMRSPLMPITPHAITSMFTQIAAEQPDLQLPTEEQIGLAYSRIRRKARPLSIATDVGFRMPSVWLADGHRKVAPVYLYRFDYSTPLLKLLLVNAAHATELPYVWGNLGGPHDPTLRLGGVRTAKAVSGRVRTRWVNFARHGKPAGPVGEPDWPSYDDADRVCLVINRTDTVARDLDGHIRAAWGGEVVGFR; this is translated from the coding sequence ATGGCGATCGACGACTGCGTGGTCGAAACCAGCTACGGCCCGGTCCGGGGCACCGGCGACGTGTCGGCGAAGACCTGGAAAGGCGTGCGGTATGCCGCGCCGCCGCTGCGCGACCTGCGCTTCCGGGGGCCACAACCGCCGCAGCGATGGACCGAGGTGGCCGACGCCACCAGCTTCGGCCCGGCCTGCCCGCAGCCGGTCATCCCGAACATGCCACTCGATTTGGGAGCGCCCCAGGGCGAGGACTGTCTGCGGCTGAACGTCTGGGCACCGCCCGGCACCCAACCCGGCGACGGCAAACCCGTGATGGTGTGGCTGCACGGCGGCGCCTACCTGCTGGGGTCGGGCAGCCAGCCCCTCTACGACGGCCGGCGGCTGGCCGCCAGCGGTGACGTGGTGGTGGTGACCATCAACTACCGGCTCGGAGTGCTGGGCTTTCTCGACCTGTCGTCGTTGGGCACCGCACGGCGACGTTTCGACTCCAATATCGGGCTGCGCGACGTGCTGGCCGCGTTGCAGTGGATCCGCGACAACATCGCGGGGTTCGGCGGTGATCCCGGCAACGTCACGCTGTTCGGCGAATCCGCGGGAGCGGGGATCGTCACGACCCTGCTGGCCGTCCCGGCGGCGGCCGGGCTGTTCGGGCGCGCAATCGCCCAGAGTTCGCCGGCCACCTCGGTATACGACCGCGACAGGGCCCGGCGGGCGGCGGTGTGCATTTTGGACAAACTGGGTATCGCCACGTCCGAGCCGGACCGGCTGGTCGATGTCCCCATCGCCACGATCGTCGGCGCGGCGAAAGAAGTGTTCGACGAAGTCCCGGTACGTAATCCCGGCACGCTGGCGTTCGTCCCGATCGTCGACGGTGATCTGTTGGACGACTACCCGGTCAAAGTGGCGCAGGAGGGCCGCTCCCAGCCCGTCCCGCTGATCATCGGCACCAACAAGCACGAGGCGGCGTTGTTTCGGTTGATGCGCTCGCCGCTGATGCCGATCACTCCGCACGCGATCACGTCGATGTTCACTCAGATCGCCGCCGAACAGCCCGACCTGCAATTGCCCACCGAGGAGCAGATCGGGCTGGCCTATTCGCGCATCCGGCGCAAGGCCCGGCCGCTGAGCATCGCCACCGATGTCGGCTTCCGGATGCCCTCGGTGTGGCTGGCTGACGGACACCGCAAGGTGGCGCCGGTATACCTGTACCGCTTCGACTATTCGACGCCGTTGCTGAAGCTGCTGCTGGTCAACGCCGCGCACGCGACCGAATTACCTTATGTCTGGGGCAATCTCGGGGGTCCCCACGACCCGACGCTGCGCCTGGGCGGCGTCAGGACCGCCAAGGCGGTTTCGGGCAGAGTGCGGACCCGGTGGGTCAACTTCGCCAGGCACGGCAAGCCCGCGGGTCCGGTGGGCGAGCCGGACTGGCCGTCGTACGACGACGCCGACCGGGTCTGCCTGGTCATCAACAGAACCGACACTGTCGCGCGCGATCTCGACGGCCACATCCGAGCTGCCTGGGGCGGCGAGGTCGTCGGCTTCCGCTAG
- a CDS encoding DUF4245 domain-containing protein: MTVEPQPAPKPAKPRLLQDGRDMFWSLVPLVIGCIVLAGLVGMCSLQPGGTSRGRIPSYDAARALRADAATLGFPIRLPVLPPGWQPNSGGRGGIENGRTDTSAGQRLNAATSTVGYISPTGMYLSLTQSNADEDKLVGSIHPGMYPTGTVDVDGTNWIVYEGADKNGAFEPVWTTRLASTAGPTQVAITGAGNAEEFRTLAAATQSQPPLAPNR; encoded by the coding sequence GTGACTGTTGAGCCGCAGCCTGCCCCGAAGCCGGCCAAACCACGGTTGCTGCAGGACGGTCGCGACATGTTCTGGTCGCTGGTGCCGCTGGTGATCGGCTGCATCGTGCTGGCGGGCCTGGTCGGGATGTGTTCGTTGCAGCCGGGCGGGACCAGCCGGGGACGGATCCCGTCCTACGACGCGGCGAGGGCATTACGGGCAGACGCCGCTACGCTGGGGTTCCCGATCCGGCTGCCGGTACTGCCCCCGGGATGGCAACCCAACTCCGGTGGTCGTGGCGGCATCGAGAACGGCCGGACCGATACGTCTGCCGGTCAGCGGCTGAACGCGGCCACCTCAACCGTGGGATACATCAGCCCGACGGGGATGTACCTGAGCCTGACTCAGAGCAACGCCGACGAGGACAAGCTGGTCGGTTCCATCCATCCGGGCATGTACCCCACCGGAACCGTCGACGTCGACGGAACCAACTGGATCGTGTATGAAGGCGCCGACAAAAACGGCGCATTCGAGCCGGTGTGGACCACCAGGCTGGCCAGCACGGCCGGTCCCACCCAGGTCGCGATCACCGGTGCGGGCAACGCCGAGGAGTTCCGCACGCTGGCCGCTGCGACCCAGTCGCAGCCGCCGTTGGCCCCGAACCGTTAG
- a CDS encoding adenylate/guanylate cyclase domain-containing protein, giving the protein MAHYALGLGLAYVLAVLDASAVLIPLRGHTYVDFVEKNMALVSVLVVLGTVGVAVGGVVLLAPTLRWFVPGDEPTPQQRQAAIKLGGRQSAILVGAWSASGSVLMLINHAYGAKILLPILLGVLLGGPAAAGTGLLLAQRTLRPIMGVATRGCQPRLAVPGVLARLVLLWFLCSAIPIGVIAAFVVLRSYGWLIQESASLDVPILVVSLAALLLGLPTMILTSRSISDPLDEIVDAMAQVERGNIATYVGAYERSQIGRLQTGFNRMVAGLEERERLRDLFGRYVGTDVARRAIEEGSALSGDVVEAAVLYIDLVGSTQLAENRPPQEVAHVLNDFFRIVVDAVDEYQGLVNKFEGDAALAIFGAPLRTSRPASAALATARALATRLHELPVVDFGIGVSAGRVFAGNIGAENRHEYTVVGDAVNEAARLADLAKTSDRRILCSAAAVERAAEDERGRWAECYSTVLRGRSEATHVSAPVGDAKLG; this is encoded by the coding sequence TTGGCTCACTATGCGCTCGGCCTCGGCCTCGCCTACGTCCTCGCCGTCCTCGACGCATCGGCTGTCTTGATTCCGCTCAGAGGCCACACCTACGTCGACTTCGTCGAGAAAAACATGGCATTGGTATCGGTGTTGGTCGTTTTGGGGACGGTCGGCGTCGCGGTGGGTGGTGTTGTCCTCCTGGCTCCCACGCTGCGATGGTTCGTCCCCGGCGACGAGCCCACCCCGCAGCAGCGACAGGCCGCGATCAAGCTTGGCGGCCGCCAGTCGGCCATCTTGGTAGGTGCCTGGTCAGCGTCCGGCTCGGTGCTGATGCTGATCAATCATGCTTACGGCGCCAAGATATTGCTGCCCATCCTGCTCGGTGTGCTGCTAGGTGGACCCGCCGCCGCGGGCACCGGCTTGCTGCTCGCACAACGCACCCTGCGGCCGATCATGGGAGTGGCCACCCGAGGATGTCAGCCGCGCCTGGCGGTCCCCGGCGTGTTGGCGCGACTGGTTCTGTTGTGGTTTTTGTGCAGCGCGATCCCGATCGGGGTGATTGCCGCCTTTGTCGTACTGCGGTCCTATGGCTGGCTGATTCAGGAGTCGGCATCGTTGGATGTGCCCATTTTGGTGGTGTCGCTGGCAGCGCTGCTGCTTGGGCTGCCGACGATGATCCTGACGTCGCGATCCATTTCCGATCCGCTCGACGAGATCGTCGATGCGATGGCGCAGGTCGAACGCGGCAACATTGCAACCTACGTCGGCGCCTACGAACGTTCCCAAATAGGGCGACTGCAAACCGGATTCAACCGGATGGTCGCCGGGCTCGAGGAACGGGAGCGGCTGCGTGACCTGTTCGGCCGGTACGTCGGAACGGATGTCGCCCGCCGCGCCATCGAAGAGGGCTCGGCGCTGTCGGGCGACGTGGTGGAGGCGGCAGTCCTCTACATCGACTTGGTGGGTTCGACGCAGTTGGCCGAAAATCGTCCGCCGCAGGAGGTGGCCCACGTGCTCAACGACTTCTTCCGGATAGTCGTGGACGCCGTGGACGAATATCAGGGTCTGGTCAACAAGTTCGAGGGTGACGCGGCGCTGGCGATCTTCGGAGCGCCGCTGCGCACCAGCCGACCGGCGTCGGCGGCGCTGGCGACGGCGCGTGCGCTGGCGACCCGGTTACACGAGCTGCCCGTGGTCGACTTCGGGATCGGCGTGTCGGCAGGACGGGTGTTTGCCGGCAATATCGGCGCCGAAAACCGGCACGAGTACACCGTTGTCGGCGACGCCGTCAATGAAGCCGCGCGGCTGGCCGATCTCGCCAAAACATCGGACCGGCGGATCCTGTGCTCGGCGGCGGCCGTCGAGCGCGCCGCCGAGGACGAGCGTGGACGCTGGGCCGAGTGCTATTCCACGGTGCTGCGTGGCCGCTCCGAAGCCACGCACGTCTCGGCACCCGTCGGCGATGCGAAGCTAGGCTAG
- the glpX gene encoding class II fructose-bisphosphatase, which produces MTAQGSGSSPATVAKTDPSATRPARGEAPDRNLALELVRVTEAGAMAAGRWVGRGDKEGGDGAAVDAIRELVNSVSMRGVVVIGEGEKDHAPMLYNGEEVGNGDGPECDFAVDPIDGTTLMSKGMPNAISVLAVADRGAMFDPSAVFYMNKIAVGPDAAHVLDITAPISENIRAVAKVKELSVRDMTVCILDRPRHAQLIHDVRATGARIRLITDGDVAGAISACRPESGTDMLAGIGGTPEGIITAAAIRCMGGAIQAQLAPKDEAERRKALDAGHDVERVLTTEDLVSGENVFFCATGVTDGDLLKGVRYYPGGCTTQSIVMRSKSGTVRMIEAYHRLSKLNEYSAIDFTGDTNAAYPLP; this is translated from the coding sequence ATGACTGCACAGGGATCCGGTTCGTCGCCGGCGACCGTTGCGAAAACCGACCCTTCGGCCACCCGACCGGCGCGCGGGGAGGCGCCGGACCGCAACCTGGCCCTGGAGTTGGTGCGGGTCACCGAGGCCGGCGCCATGGCCGCCGGGCGCTGGGTGGGCCGCGGCGACAAAGAGGGCGGCGACGGCGCGGCGGTCGACGCGATACGTGAGCTGGTGAACTCGGTCTCGATGCGCGGCGTCGTGGTGATCGGCGAGGGCGAAAAAGACCATGCGCCGATGTTGTACAACGGCGAAGAAGTCGGCAACGGCGACGGCCCGGAATGCGACTTCGCCGTGGACCCGATCGACGGCACCACGCTGATGAGCAAAGGCATGCCCAACGCCATCTCGGTGCTGGCGGTGGCCGATCGCGGCGCGATGTTCGACCCGTCGGCGGTGTTCTACATGAATAAGATCGCCGTCGGCCCCGACGCCGCACACGTACTGGACATCACCGCCCCGATTTCGGAAAACATCCGGGCCGTGGCCAAGGTCAAGGAATTGTCGGTACGGGACATGACGGTGTGCATCCTGGACCGCCCACGGCACGCGCAGCTGATCCACGACGTGCGCGCCACCGGGGCGCGGATCCGGCTGATCACCGACGGTGACGTAGCCGGCGCGATCTCGGCGTGCCGCCCCGAGTCGGGCACCGACATGCTGGCCGGCATCGGCGGCACTCCGGAGGGCATCATCACCGCGGCGGCCATCCGGTGCATGGGCGGGGCGATCCAGGCGCAGCTGGCGCCCAAGGACGAGGCCGAACGCCGCAAGGCGCTGGACGCCGGCCATGATGTCGAGCGAGTACTGACCACCGAGGATCTGGTGTCCGGCGAGAACGTCTTCTTCTGCGCCACCGGGGTCACCGACGGCGACCTGCTCAAGGGTGTGCGCTATTACCCCGGCGGCTGTACCACCCAGTCGATCGTGATGCGGTCGAAGTCGGGCACCGTGCGAATGATCGAGGCCTACCACCGGCTTTCGAAGCTCAACGAGTACTCGGCAATCGACTTCACCGGCGACACCAACGCCGCCTACCCGCTCCCCTGA